A single genomic interval of Zobellia nedashkovskayae harbors:
- a CDS encoding NAD(P)-dependent alcohol dehydrogenase, whose product MKAVVYKKYGPPNVLRVTEMAKPHPKDNEMLVKIHAATVTSGDVRLRSSDFPPLLWLPARLIFGLFKPKKKILGHELAGTIEAIGKNVTKFSVGDTVFGTTTMLKTGSYAEYICLPEEWKNGVVALKPENLTYKEAAALPVGAMTAMYLLEKANLKKRQQVLIYGASGSVGSYAVQLAKQKGAAVTGVCSGSNIEIVKSLGAEEVIDYKREDYSEHNEKFDIVFDAVGKTSKAKAKKVLNAGGKFVTIKMLTKEKTENLERIKEFAEQGKLKPFIDKTFTLDEIVKAHTYVDSGRKRGNLVIDIQQ is encoded by the coding sequence ATGAAAGCGGTAGTTTATAAAAAATATGGTCCGCCAAATGTCCTTCGAGTCACAGAAATGGCAAAACCACATCCGAAGGACAATGAAATGCTGGTCAAAATCCATGCAGCGACGGTCACTTCAGGCGATGTGAGATTGCGGAGTTCAGATTTTCCACCCTTACTCTGGCTCCCGGCACGATTGATATTTGGATTGTTCAAACCCAAGAAGAAAATTTTAGGACACGAGCTAGCCGGAACCATTGAAGCCATCGGAAAAAATGTTACGAAATTTAGTGTTGGAGACACTGTATTCGGCACCACCACAATGCTAAAAACAGGTTCCTACGCGGAATATATTTGCTTGCCCGAGGAATGGAAAAATGGCGTGGTAGCCCTAAAACCGGAAAATCTTACTTATAAAGAAGCGGCTGCTTTGCCCGTAGGAGCTATGACGGCTATGTACCTTCTTGAGAAAGCCAATTTAAAAAAGAGACAGCAAGTTTTGATTTATGGTGCTTCGGGCAGTGTGGGCAGCTATGCCGTGCAACTTGCAAAACAAAAAGGAGCAGCGGTCACGGGCGTTTGCAGCGGTTCCAATATTGAGATTGTTAAATCCCTTGGTGCGGAAGAAGTAATCGATTATAAGAGAGAGGATTATTCGGAGCACAACGAAAAATTCGACATTGTGTTTGATGCCGTGGGCAAAACCTCCAAGGCCAAGGCAAAAAAAGTCTTAAATGCCGGAGGTAAATTTGTAACGATTAAAATGCTGACTAAGGAGAAAACGGAGAATCTTGAGCGCATAAAAGAATTTGCGGAACAAGGAAAGCTTAAACCTTTTATCGATAAAACCTTTACGCTTGATGAAATCGTAAAAGCACATACATATGTTGATTCAGGACGAAAAAGAGGAAATCTCGTGATTGACATTCAACAATAA
- a CDS encoding DUF6796 family protein, with protein MSTNKTIQFLGYLGLIGSILVGIGEYLLHYSTNILGHSENYEFFAFVDLDHMTLGHFLAVIGLPFYFAGYIHIYLMLRSGNETLARLVLAIGFIAFAVGGIWIGSRSSIGNIVHLKDSMNPEVYKDLLAHYTNHMEVLVQALRVIVALLSIVFIVAILKGGTYYKKWMAIFSPIVILIAVALVGLAIPSIGQHTLPILMNITHFILFSLSLYQLHILIKPLHND; from the coding sequence ATGAGTACAAACAAAACCATTCAATTTCTAGGATATCTAGGATTAATCGGATCAATTCTAGTCGGTATAGGAGAATATTTACTCCACTACTCCACTAATATTTTAGGTCATTCAGAGAATTATGAATTCTTTGCCTTTGTAGATTTAGATCATATGACTTTAGGTCATTTTTTAGCGGTCATTGGTCTACCCTTTTATTTTGCTGGGTACATTCATATATATCTAATGTTAAGATCAGGTAATGAAACATTAGCCAGATTGGTACTCGCCATTGGCTTTATTGCCTTTGCCGTTGGAGGCATATGGATTGGATCTCGCTCTTCTATAGGTAACATTGTACATCTTAAAGATTCCATGAACCCAGAAGTTTATAAAGATCTGCTAGCGCATTATACAAATCATATGGAAGTATTAGTGCAAGCACTAAGGGTTATAGTTGCACTGTTATCTATTGTTTTCATTGTTGCCATACTTAAAGGCGGTACGTACTATAAAAAATGGATGGCAATTTTCAGTCCAATTGTTATCTTAATTGCTGTGGCACTTGTTGGTTTAGCAATCCCGTCTATTGGTCAACATACCTTACCAATTCTTATGAACATTACTCATTTTATACTTTTTAGCTTATCGCTATACCAACTACATATTCTTATAAAACCTTTACATAATGATTAA
- a CDS encoding CPBP family intramembrane glutamic endopeptidase produces MSNEPKNQKKVRITILLFLAILTLLSVICYYAILKLNPTSIYVGALMMCPALSAFITLKLMKRPISSLPWGLKGLKNLRLSYLIPVAYIMISYVLIWVFGFGNVLNQETITEWSQELGMEGFSSTIILLTMIVLLSIVGVVKNIGSTLGEEIGWRGFFIYELRKLFSFGTVSLISGVIWAIWHWPIIFLIYKGSGSLLLHITAFTVMIVAISVILAYYTFKSNSLWPAALFHSVHNIFIQKVFTPLTITNDRTTFWIDEYGLMLPIITTLFAIYFWRKAKVEHL; encoded by the coding sequence ATGAGTAACGAACCAAAAAACCAGAAAAAAGTCCGGATAACGATACTGTTGTTTTTGGCGATTTTGACCTTGTTAAGTGTTATCTGTTATTATGCAATACTCAAGCTGAACCCTACAAGTATCTATGTCGGAGCTTTGATGATGTGCCCTGCACTTTCGGCCTTCATTACATTGAAGCTAATGAAAAGACCGATTTCAAGTCTTCCTTGGGGTCTTAAAGGCTTGAAAAACTTGCGCCTATCCTATTTGATTCCGGTAGCCTATATTATGATTTCCTATGTATTGATTTGGGTTTTCGGTTTTGGAAATGTGCTCAATCAGGAAACTATCACCGAATGGTCGCAAGAATTAGGCATGGAAGGTTTCAGTAGTACTATTATACTATTGACTATGATTGTTCTCTTATCTATTGTTGGTGTTGTAAAGAACATTGGTTCAACATTGGGCGAGGAAATAGGATGGCGGGGATTCTTCATCTACGAACTTCGGAAACTATTTTCCTTTGGCACTGTTTCTTTAATTAGTGGGGTAATTTGGGCGATATGGCATTGGCCAATTATCTTTTTAATTTACAAGGGAAGTGGAAGCCTCTTGCTTCACATTACAGCCTTTACAGTAATGATAGTGGCAATTTCGGTCATTTTGGCCTACTATACTTTTAAATCCAACAGCTTGTGGCCTGCGGCCCTATTTCATTCCGTACATAATATATTCATACAAAAGGTCTTCACACCCTTGACGATTACAAATGACCGCACTACTTTTTGGATAGATGAATACGGACTCATGCTACCGATTATCACGACGCTATTTGCCATCTATTTTTGGCGAAAGGCGAAAGTTGAGCACTTATAA
- a CDS encoding ion channel, producing MRGRIIATLTDYKYVIALVSVFNFLLTPIHIAVSGFNPGYVIVTNFTLVILGSSLIASTKLTKAFTYVLGLLTLTAIWMEFAHEGSKPLTIFRLVISFALFTNLCILLLGQLRKIKQVNLQFILMPILGFLFLGLIGGILFEAIDIADPNSFRRVAHFYSYSFYYFSFISITTVGYGDITPLTAPAQSLTLVLNIIGQFYLAIVIAVFVGKYINVKS from the coding sequence ATGAGAGGAAGAATTATAGCGACTTTGACAGATTACAAATATGTAATTGCGCTGGTTAGCGTGTTCAATTTTTTATTAACACCTATTCACATTGCAGTAAGCGGATTTAATCCAGGTTACGTAATCGTAACAAATTTTACTTTGGTGATTTTAGGGAGTTCACTTATTGCTTCAACAAAATTGACAAAGGCGTTTACCTATGTTCTGGGCTTGCTTACATTAACCGCAATTTGGATGGAGTTTGCCCATGAAGGGTCCAAACCGCTCACAATTTTTAGACTGGTCATTTCGTTTGCACTTTTTACTAACTTATGCATCTTATTACTTGGCCAACTTCGGAAAATTAAACAGGTTAACCTTCAATTTATTCTGATGCCCATTTTAGGGTTTCTTTTTTTAGGGCTTATTGGAGGAATTCTTTTTGAAGCAATTGATATTGCCGACCCAAATTCATTCAGACGCGTAGCTCACTTTTATAGCTATAGTTTTTACTATTTCAGCTTTATCAGCATTACCACAGTAGGTTATGGAGATATTACTCCGTTAACCGCTCCAGCTCAATCTCTTACTCTTGTTCTAAATATTATTGGTCAGTTTTATTTGGCCATAGTCATTGCTGTTTTTGTCGGAAAATATATTAATGTGAAATCGTAA
- a CDS encoding DUF2062 domain-containing protein, producing MFPIFGISIIVLTALAVRYKLNLPIMIALSYVVELIKALLFIPFINIGETLFGTAHTLLTFEAIKASYDLSFWNTLSSLSYELLCGFVGWGLTILPASIFFYFLLKEMLKFFVKDSKSTK from the coding sequence CTGTTTCCTATTTTTGGTATTTCAATAATAGTTCTTACTGCACTTGCTGTCAGGTACAAATTAAACCTACCCATTATGATTGCATTGAGCTATGTTGTGGAGCTTATTAAGGCACTTCTTTTTATTCCTTTTATCAATATCGGCGAAACACTTTTTGGAACGGCACATACCCTATTAACTTTTGAGGCTATAAAAGCAAGTTATGACCTTAGTTTTTGGAATACGCTAAGTTCACTTTCATATGAATTACTCTGTGGTTTTGTAGGTTGGGGCTTAACTATTTTACCCGCTTCAATATTTTTTTACTTTTTATTGAAAGAAATGTTAAAATTTTTCGTCAAAGATTCTAAATCAACCAAATGA
- a CDS encoding porin family protein codes for MKSKIHEYLLKLNNKGISKTIKKQVMLKMACIAFTLVSAMAFAQNNSNTQNNFNRDGFMLEFGLGGGIISIEDSAGNQSFDDTQGGGTFPELKLGYMLNNRLAITVSAPGMIYTLNDNDRHFGGIIPSVQYWVKDRWWIHGGAGLAIDSPALYDIKDNVNDDWNTGIAAMVSTGYEVYRKNKFAINIQSKLLLGGVKLNNNIDREVVQFSLGVGFSWF; via the coding sequence ATGAAATCAAAGATTCACGAATACCTATTAAAATTAAATAACAAAGGCATTAGTAAAACAATCAAAAAACAAGTTATGTTAAAAATGGCGTGTATTGCCTTTACTCTAGTATCTGCAATGGCATTTGCACAAAACAATTCTAATACCCAAAACAACTTTAACCGAGACGGTTTTATGTTAGAATTTGGTCTAGGTGGTGGTATAATTAGTATAGAAGATAGTGCTGGAAATCAAAGTTTTGATGATACCCAAGGCGGTGGCACTTTTCCTGAATTAAAGTTAGGCTATATGTTAAATAACCGATTAGCCATTACCGTTTCTGCACCTGGAATGATTTATACGCTTAATGATAACGACAGACACTTTGGAGGCATTATACCTTCTGTTCAGTACTGGGTAAAAGACCGGTGGTGGATACATGGTGGTGCCGGTTTAGCCATCGATTCGCCTGCGTTATATGATATTAAAGACAATGTAAATGACGACTGGAATACAGGGATAGCAGCTATGGTGAGTACCGGTTATGAAGTGTACAGAAAAAACAAGTTTGCCATAAACATTCAATCTAAATTACTCCTTGGTGGTGTAAAGCTGAATAATAACATTGACAGAGAGGTGGTGCAATTTAGTTTGGGAGTTGGCTTTAGCTGGTTTTAA
- a CDS encoding DUF6090 family protein — protein MKIFRKIRFELLGDNKTRKYILYAIGEIVLVVIGILIALQINNWNQVRKDDNALKDYLVKIKSHTLEDMRKLEKISKGRAEIAEVCKKARTSILDKTEDENLILFMASGYAFADYFFKPNTGGYEALKNSEYFGKINNTPLDSLLANYHDLLVVIAENEKSYNDFMVHQEAYLSTQFDLSLIFAYAFVSPDSLKTRATSQSEYDEAFRRYTGSAPYRNVISLAAFQFDSMIDQYSKLGAVGQSVVNQIDVLITND, from the coding sequence ATGAAAATATTTAGAAAAATACGGTTTGAATTATTGGGAGATAATAAGACCAGAAAATATATACTATATGCCATAGGTGAAATAGTGCTCGTTGTCATCGGTATATTGATCGCCTTGCAAATCAACAATTGGAACCAGGTTCGAAAAGATGATAACGCCTTAAAAGATTATTTGGTAAAAATTAAGTCCCACACTTTAGAAGATATGCGAAAGCTAGAAAAGATATCTAAGGGAAGGGCGGAAATAGCCGAGGTCTGTAAAAAAGCCCGTACAAGTATTTTGGATAAGACAGAAGATGAGAATCTTATACTTTTTATGGCCAGCGGTTATGCTTTTGCAGATTACTTTTTTAAACCGAATACTGGCGGATATGAAGCTCTGAAAAATTCAGAATATTTTGGAAAAATCAATAACACCCCGCTAGATTCATTGTTGGCCAATTACCATGATTTATTAGTAGTCATTGCCGAAAACGAGAAGAGTTATAATGATTTTATGGTGCATCAAGAGGCCTATCTTTCTACCCAGTTTGATTTGTCGTTAATTTTTGCTTATGCCTTTGTGTCACCAGACTCTTTAAAAACAAGGGCAACATCTCAATCTGAGTATGATGAGGCCTTTAGGCGATATACGGGGTCTGCGCCTTACCGAAACGTAATCAGTTTGGCAGCTTTTCAATTTGATAGCATGATCGATCAATACAGTAAGCTGGGAGCTGTTGGACAAAGTGTTGTCAATCAAATAGATGTATTGATAACCAATGATTAA
- a CDS encoding dipeptidase, with the protein MQNVQDYISKNKERFLDELIQLLRIPSVSADSAFSQDVIDTSEAVRTALENAGCDTVEICETDGYPIVYGEKIIDPALPTVLVYGHYDVQPADPINLWNSPPFEPVIKKTEIHPEGAIFARGACDDKGQMYMHVKALEFMVKTNQLPCNVKFMIEGEEEVGSNNLAVFVANNHKKLANDIILISDTGMIANDVPSITTGLRGLSYVEVEVTGPNRDLHSGLYGGAVANPINALTKMIASLHDENNHITIPGFYDKVEDLSQEERAEMAKAPFSLDAYQKALNITSVDGEKGYSTNERNSIRPTLDVNGIWGGYTGEGAKTVIASKAYAKISMRLVPNQDWQDITQLFKTHFESIAPKGVTVKVTPHHGGQGYVTPIDTIGYKAASKAYEITFGKKPIPQRSGGSIPIVALFEKELNSKTILMGFGLDSDAIHSPNEHFGVWNYLKGIETIPYFYHHFTEMSK; encoded by the coding sequence ATGCAAAACGTACAAGATTACATTTCAAAAAACAAAGAAAGGTTCTTAGATGAACTCATACAATTATTGCGTATTCCTTCTGTAAGTGCTGATTCTGCCTTCTCTCAAGACGTAATCGATACCTCAGAAGCAGTAAGGACTGCGCTAGAAAATGCAGGTTGTGACACGGTCGAAATTTGTGAGACCGATGGCTACCCAATTGTATACGGCGAAAAAATTATTGACCCTGCCCTACCCACGGTTCTGGTATATGGTCATTATGACGTTCAACCGGCAGATCCAATCAACCTTTGGAACTCGCCTCCGTTCGAGCCTGTTATCAAAAAAACAGAAATACATCCTGAAGGTGCCATTTTTGCCCGTGGTGCTTGTGACGATAAAGGTCAGATGTATATGCACGTAAAAGCGTTGGAATTTATGGTGAAAACCAATCAATTGCCCTGCAACGTAAAATTCATGATTGAAGGCGAAGAAGAAGTTGGTAGTAACAACCTAGCCGTTTTCGTGGCCAATAACCACAAAAAACTAGCTAATGATATCATCTTAATTTCCGATACTGGTATGATTGCGAACGATGTTCCATCAATAACTACCGGTTTAAGAGGCCTTAGCTATGTAGAGGTAGAGGTTACTGGCCCAAATAGGGATTTACACTCTGGACTTTATGGTGGTGCCGTAGCGAACCCTATAAACGCTTTAACCAAAATGATCGCTTCGCTTCATGATGAAAACAATCATATTACCATTCCTGGGTTTTATGACAAAGTAGAAGACCTCTCCCAAGAAGAACGGGCAGAGATGGCAAAGGCGCCCTTTAGTCTAGATGCATATCAAAAAGCGCTTAACATTACATCGGTAGACGGTGAAAAAGGTTATAGTACAAATGAACGTAACAGCATACGTCCTACCCTAGATGTAAACGGAATTTGGGGCGGATACACAGGAGAAGGCGCAAAAACGGTAATAGCCAGCAAAGCCTATGCAAAAATATCTATGCGTTTGGTTCCTAACCAAGATTGGCAAGATATCACACAGTTATTCAAAACTCATTTTGAAAGCATAGCGCCTAAAGGGGTTACCGTAAAAGTGACGCCCCATCATGGTGGACAAGGGTATGTTACACCTATTGACACCATTGGTTACAAAGCAGCGTCTAAAGCATACGAAATTACATTTGGTAAAAAACCCATTCCACAACGTAGTGGTGGCAGTATTCCTATTGTAGCGTTATTCGAAAAAGAATTGAATAGTAAAACTATTCTAATGGGCTTTGGCTTAGATAGCGATGCTATTCACTCACCAAATGAACATTTTGGAGTTTGGAACTACTTAAAAGGTATTGAGACCATACCTTATTTCTATCATCACTTTACAGAAATGAGCAAGTAA
- a CDS encoding ankyrin repeat domain-containing protein, with translation MSLALLLLITACGQSGNKVEQQANSNTEVKAVVDAPEMDIQAAILSDNLEAIKKHINVGTDLNKKDAMTGSTPLITAASFGKIKITQELINAGVDLTVKNNDGATALHTAAFFGRVEIVQMLIDAKVDKSARNNFGATARESVMVPFADMKPIYEMLQKQLQPMGLQIDLNEIEKTRPVIAMMLQ, from the coding sequence ATGTCACTAGCTCTCCTTTTACTAATCACTGCTTGCGGTCAGTCTGGTAATAAGGTTGAACAACAGGCAAACAGCAATACAGAAGTCAAGGCCGTAGTTGATGCACCAGAAATGGACATTCAAGCAGCAATACTATCGGATAATCTAGAAGCTATTAAAAAACACATCAACGTCGGTACCGACCTTAATAAAAAAGATGCTATGACCGGTTCAACTCCGTTAATCACTGCAGCAAGCTTTGGGAAAATCAAGATTACCCAAGAGCTTATCAATGCGGGTGTGGATTTAACCGTCAAGAATAATGATGGGGCCACAGCCTTGCATACGGCAGCATTCTTTGGTAGGGTCGAGATTGTTCAAATGTTGATTGATGCCAAGGTTGATAAATCTGCAAGAAACAATTTTGGTGCGACGGCCAGAGAATCCGTAATGGTACCTTTCGCAGATATGAAACCCATTTATGAAATGTTACAAAAACAGTTACAGCCAATGGGCTTGCAAATTGATTTGAACGAAATCGAAAAAACGCGTCCTGTCATTGCCATGATGTTACAGTAA
- a CDS encoding acyltransferase family protein, producing the protein MKTERRHDIDWLRVIAIGLLLIYHISIIFQPWAMFIGFIRSDEFLEGLWKPMTMLNVWRIPLLFYVSGMGLYFAMRKRNWKQLLLERAKRILIPFAFGFVAITTLHMFIFQKYYDMPLGYFPHAGHLWFLGNIFAYVLLLLPLFFYLKRNEKGRFKKGLSAFMGNPVGPLLISLFFVVEAVAVKPQLFSMYAQTWHGFFLGLLAFFFGFLFVYSGKTFWQTVLRWRWLYIGLAAVLFGIRYFMYATEAPGYLTAIESNCWIFGVFGLGYKYLNRPSKTLSYLSQAAYPAYIIHMFVLYAGALLILPLEIPILFKFIGIVAFTGVGCFIIYEFVLKRIRFLRPLFGLKWTYKKIEKGKTLTSNQN; encoded by the coding sequence ATGAAAACAGAACGAAGACACGATATTGATTGGCTCCGGGTTATTGCGATAGGTTTGCTATTGATTTATCACATATCCATCATATTCCAACCTTGGGCTATGTTCATTGGCTTTATCAGAAGTGATGAATTTTTAGAGGGTCTATGGAAACCAATGACCATGCTAAATGTTTGGCGAATTCCATTGTTGTTTTATGTGTCCGGTATGGGGCTCTATTTTGCCATGCGCAAAAGAAACTGGAAGCAATTGCTCTTGGAGCGGGCAAAGCGGATTCTTATACCCTTTGCCTTTGGCTTTGTGGCAATAACCACGCTTCATATGTTTATTTTTCAGAAATATTACGATATGCCCTTGGGCTATTTCCCGCATGCAGGGCATTTATGGTTCTTAGGTAATATTTTTGCATATGTATTATTGTTACTGCCCCTGTTTTTCTATCTGAAAAGGAACGAGAAAGGTAGGTTTAAAAAAGGCTTGTCCGCATTTATGGGAAATCCTGTTGGCCCTTTGTTGATTTCCTTGTTTTTTGTCGTAGAGGCCGTAGCGGTAAAACCTCAGTTATTTTCCATGTATGCGCAGACTTGGCATGGCTTTTTCCTTGGACTGCTTGCCTTCTTTTTTGGTTTTCTCTTTGTGTATAGTGGTAAAACCTTTTGGCAAACCGTGCTAAGGTGGCGATGGTTATATATTGGCTTGGCCGCTGTTTTGTTCGGTATCCGATACTTTATGTACGCTACGGAAGCGCCTGGCTATCTTACGGCCATCGAATCAAATTGCTGGATTTTTGGGGTTTTTGGTCTTGGCTACAAATATTTGAACAGGCCGAGTAAAACACTAAGCTATTTGAGTCAAGCAGCTTATCCTGCTTATATCATTCACATGTTTGTCTTATATGCAGGAGCACTGCTCATATTGCCATTGGAGATACCTATCCTATTTAAATTTATTGGTATTGTAGCTTTTACGGGTGTAGGTTGTTTTATCATTTATGAGTTTGTTCTTAAAAGGATAAGATTCTTAAGGCCTTTATTCGGATTGAAATGGACCTACAAAAAAATCGAAAAGGGTAAAACTTTGACCTCGAACCAAAACTGA
- a CDS encoding CRTAC1 family protein, with amino-acid sequence MIKKLLKIIGTLLLMMIILVFFRFWRDSVSDKYDVSIESEKIPEFSNVPLDFVHKYTGEKSLPLAPSALIDIDNDNIDEVFFGGGMSQEDAIYAYRNNEFVLVSEEVGLPKKGNTTTSLGVVSGDMDNNGFTDLIIAREDGLRIYYNDGKTFTETIINTPVNKKSSPAGITLGDIDKDGDLDIFLATYLHKELMEGQNIFERYDYGSTSELLLNNGDNTFKSITKAAGLDYIHNTFQGVLVDIDNDSWLDLVVVHDTGEARTYKNNGDLTFTMKSNPLTGKFAYPMGLAVGDYNNDGLVDFMFSNVGTTAPNFMASGDIKDKSLFNDKWILFKNEGNFKFTDAAEEAKIADYEFSWGCTFADMNNDGLQDLIVAENYVDFPFSKIFKLPGRLLIQKEDHTFVPTETESGVENPLYGITALVSDFNADGHLDLIWTNIDGPSNAFINKGNANNFVQVDLADAAEAMGAKVTVVTPDETYTDWLVTGEGLASDQTALLHFGLGKTQHIDKITVAYSNGHKDEIISPKINSVVDVIKERNLQIANDTVATNLKTKK; translated from the coding sequence ATGATTAAAAAGCTACTTAAAATAATAGGTACACTCCTATTGATGATGATAATCTTAGTCTTTTTCAGATTCTGGCGAGATTCTGTTTCTGATAAATACGATGTTAGTATTGAATCGGAGAAAATACCTGAATTTTCAAATGTACCCTTAGACTTTGTTCATAAATACACTGGTGAAAAATCACTTCCATTAGCACCTTCAGCACTTATTGATATTGATAATGACAACATCGATGAAGTATTTTTTGGTGGAGGAATGAGCCAGGAAGATGCCATTTACGCATATCGAAATAATGAATTCGTACTAGTTTCAGAAGAAGTTGGTTTACCAAAAAAAGGCAACACCACAACTTCATTAGGAGTTGTTTCTGGAGATATGGACAATAATGGCTTTACTGACCTTATTATTGCTCGCGAAGATGGTCTTCGTATTTACTATAATGATGGTAAAACGTTTACAGAAACAATCATTAATACACCTGTAAATAAAAAATCATCTCCTGCAGGAATTACCCTTGGTGATATTGATAAGGACGGAGATTTAGATATTTTCTTAGCTACCTACTTGCACAAAGAACTGATGGAGGGGCAAAACATTTTTGAACGCTATGATTATGGCTCTACAAGTGAGTTATTATTAAACAACGGTGATAATACTTTTAAGAGTATTACGAAAGCTGCTGGCTTAGACTACATACATAATACTTTTCAAGGGGTTTTAGTAGATATTGACAATGACTCTTGGTTAGATCTTGTTGTAGTTCATGATACCGGCGAAGCTAGAACATATAAAAATAACGGTGATTTGACTTTTACTATGAAATCGAATCCGTTAACTGGTAAGTTCGCTTACCCAATGGGACTTGCAGTTGGTGATTATAATAATGACGGCTTGGTAGATTTTATGTTCTCTAATGTTGGTACTACCGCCCCAAATTTTATGGCAAGCGGTGACATTAAGGATAAATCCCTTTTTAATGATAAATGGATTCTGTTTAAAAATGAGGGCAATTTTAAATTTACCGATGCCGCAGAAGAGGCTAAAATTGCTGATTATGAGTTTTCATGGGGATGCACTTTTGCCGACATGAATAATGACGGACTACAAGATTTGATAGTTGCAGAAAATTATGTCGATTTTCCTTTCAGTAAAATATTTAAACTACCTGGGCGATTATTGATTCAAAAAGAAGACCACACTTTTGTACCAACAGAAACAGAAAGTGGTGTTGAAAATCCTTTGTATGGTATAACCGCACTTGTAAGTGATTTTAATGCTGATGGACATTTAGACCTTATTTGGACCAATATAGATGGACCTTCAAATGCTTTTATCAATAAAGGAAATGCTAACAATTTTGTACAAGTAGATTTAGCAGATGCTGCAGAAGCTATGGGAGCTAAAGTTACCGTTGTTACACCAGATGAAACTTATACCGATTGGCTGGTAACCGGTGAAGGATTAGCGAGTGATCAAACGGCACTACTTCACTTTGGATTAGGCAAAACTCAGCATATCGACAAAATAACGGTAGCCTATTCAAATGGTCATAAAGACGAGATTATTTCGCCTAAAATTAATTCGGTTGTAGATGTTATCAAAGAACGTAATCTACAAATAGCAAATGATACTGTAGCAACAAACTTGAAAACAAAAAAATGA
- a CDS encoding serine hydrolase domain-containing protein, which translates to MTKQKAKQILRILFIAASIGSLFFVPWILVKAWILPLPDTVQEQVDEAIGHGFDGMIAYVDEGGKPPAFYAGGWKDRDKKIPADPKALFKIASISKLYAAVAVTKLVKEKRLSLNETLAEYFPELVGRIENAEKITLRMMVQHRSGIPNFTDNPKYWQNEEENGEKAIDFALDLPASFEPDKGYEYSNTNYLLLRKIMDDVLGYNHQQYIKEKILIPLELKNTFFSINEVDLDDVMSGYYVGYDEDYKARENGMLATAEDVGIFLRALNDGSVFDVGEQEIYPYEYEHGGLVVGYQSLAEYHEDIDTVVVQFINTTDFEGYEWNLSEIVINRIVKILKREETFQ; encoded by the coding sequence ATGACAAAGCAAAAAGCAAAGCAAATACTCAGAATCCTATTTATAGCTGCAAGCATAGGCTCCCTGTTCTTCGTGCCATGGATTTTGGTAAAGGCATGGATTTTACCGTTACCCGATACGGTTCAAGAACAAGTAGACGAAGCCATTGGCCACGGGTTTGATGGTATGATTGCCTATGTCGACGAAGGGGGTAAACCACCTGCATTTTATGCAGGGGGTTGGAAAGACCGAGATAAGAAAATACCAGCCGACCCAAAAGCGCTGTTCAAAATTGCCAGTATCAGCAAGTTATATGCGGCTGTTGCTGTCACAAAACTGGTCAAAGAAAAACGTTTGTCTTTGAATGAAACACTCGCAGAATACTTTCCAGAACTTGTAGGAAGAATTGAAAATGCAGAAAAAATCACTCTTAGAATGATGGTGCAACATCGGAGTGGTATTCCCAATTTTACCGATAATCCCAAGTATTGGCAAAACGAAGAGGAAAATGGTGAAAAAGCGATTGACTTTGCCCTTGATTTACCGGCTAGTTTTGAACCTGATAAAGGCTACGAATATTCAAACACCAATTATCTGTTGCTTCGCAAAATTATGGATGACGTATTAGGCTATAACCACCAACAGTATATCAAGGAGAAAATATTGATACCACTCGAACTGAAGAACACTTTTTTTTCGATAAACGAAGTCGATTTAGATGATGTAATGAGTGGCTATTATGTTGGATATGATGAAGATTATAAAGCTAGAGAGAACGGAATGTTAGCTACTGCAGAAGACGTAGGTATATTTCTTAGGGCACTGAATGATGGTTCTGTTTTTGATGTAGGGGAACAGGAAATCTATCCCTATGAATACGAACATGGCGGTTTGGTTGTTGGCTATCAGAGTCTTGCAGAATACCACGAAGATATCGATACCGTTGTTGTCCAATTTATCAATACGACAGATTTTGAGGGATACGAATGGAACTTATCGGAAATTGTAATTAACCGTATTGTCAAAATCCTGAAAAGGGAAGAAACCTTTCAATAG